The genomic region CCTGCAGTCTGCCCGTAGAAAACCCTAAAACCTCCACAATGTAGGTCAATATGTCAAAAATGTCTACAAACGCCACGTATCGTTCCCTGCCCTCATCATACAGCGGCATCGACGTAATGGAGTTCTCAATTATTCGGCGGAAAACGTCGGAGATAGACTCGTTTGTTCGGGCAATCACCATGACATCCCAGGGGGGAGAAATCGATTTGACTCGCAAGCATTTACACAACTTGTTGCGAAATTCCTGAGGCACGTGTGATGTGTAGCCCATCCCTCCCGCGCTGCTAGGAGTTGCGCAAAAGGAGACAGGAAACTGTTCTGCGGAGTGCAATTATGCCAAAAtactatgaaaaaaaatttttgtacGTTGCGCAACATAAAACTCAAGTTGTAGCCGTTCCAGAAGTTGTAAGTTGAAGCGAATCATGTAAAACAAAAGTCTGCGGCGAAGAGATGTGTGTTTTCGTGGTCTCGAGATAATGAGACGTGCCCGTTCGATACCTCGTTCGGTGATAGCACAGAGTGCGTCTCCCCGCTCTACATGTCTCTCTCGGTTGAGGGGGGGCATGCACGCGCGCATTCATTTTCTCGAAGGGTGAGATGGTTTGAATTCGGGGTTCCGCTTGGAGAGCCTCGAGTTGCGGTGGTGGGGTCCGAGGCCGTTTGCCACGTGTACAAAGGACCTTTCTCCCCCCTTTTTTAACGAGCGGGAAATCCGGTGTTTTTTTTGTAGACGTGTTTTATTTGTCATGGATTGTTACAAAAAAGGTCGGCCGATGGTGCTCTGTCTGCATTCATGTCGGTAGAATGCTTGAAGTGATTGTTTTTGTTTTACTTGGTACAAAAAAATATGTCAATAACAGAGGGTTTTTTTTTTGAGGGAATTGAAGCACACGTGCGCGCATCATCATACCCTTTGCACCAGTTTGCGATGTCCCCGATCGATATTGGTATTTTGCCGTCTGGACTGGGACAAACGACTTTGATGAAGTTGTTGGCCACTTCCCTTGAATCGGCGGTGTTCAGTAGTTCAGAATTGCCTGTGTAGCACAGGATCCATTTAGAGGGTTCCCAGTTTGCGTCTCTGGCCGTCTCTAGGCTGTCCGTGAAGTAGATGCCCATGGAGTAGGAGACATTGAGCAGTTCTGAGAACGTTTGGTAGTTTTGAATCTAGGAATTTGCGTGTCAGCTTTGGatcgtttttttttgtaaaaaaaagtgcgTACCAGTTGAATGGTGGCGTGAACGCCGTCGATTTCGCATGGGTAGTCGTACTTTCGGGGAGGAGTTAGGCGAGAGGGGTTGGGAGTTGGAGGGGGGGAGCGAGAGCGTACGCTGTCAGTGTAGACGTCTGATTTCTGGGACGCGCGCGAGGAGAAGAGAAAGagtgagaggtgggggggggggagggcgcgtGGGGAGGGCGTGTACGTACAGAGAGTTGGTTGAAGAGAGTTCTTTTGCCCGAGTCCTTGTTCCCTAGAAGGATGACTCTGTAGGTGTCTAGAAATGACAGGCTGGGGGGCGTTAGGCAGGAAATAGGGGGAGTTATCGCGCCTGAGTACCAGGAAACAAACCTACTAGGTCTTCTTTGGAACCACCAGGCTATGCCCATGGATGAGAGAGGTAAGCGGAAGGAGTTCCGaaagaaggtgagaaaactttgtcGCATTTAGGGgggaactttttttttaaagagttAAAGAAAAAggtctttttttttaatgagcCGCGCACCCTCCTCTGCAGCCAGCCCCCcctgagggagggaggaggaagatGGGCTTTTTCGCGGGCTTTTTATATCATTCAAGAGATAGCATACATAGAGTCTCCGCCCCTTTCAAAGCGTGCAATTGGTTAAGGATATCAAAGCAGCCCCCCACAGGAGGGTCTTCGAGGATTCCACGTGTCGAGAGGGTTGTTTATGCGTTTCTGTAGATGGACGAGCTGTACTCTTGCGTGCTGGGTTGGAAGAGAGGGTTTTGAGGAGCGGTGGAGACGCTCTCGCTGCCGATATCGAAGTAGACGTCTGGAGGAGAGGACATGCCATGTCTGAGGAAGTAGGCGAGAGCGCTCAGGACGACGATGCCGGCGGCTGCGGCGGATCCGGCAACGATACCGACGACCTTACCAGTGGAGCCGCCGGAGGTGGCGGTGAGGTTGAGATGTGTAGTGGCGGTGTTGCTGTAGGACCGGTCGTCGTCAACGCCGCTGGAGCAGCCCTTGTCGTCGATGGTAAACGTGAGGGTGGCGGTGGTTTGGTTGGTGCTGAATCGGAGTTCGGGGAGCCAGCTGTTCAGGTCATCGACGCTGCCGAGGCACGTGACGAAGGGGAGTTGGGGAGATTCGGGGTTGCTGTCGTCAGCGGCGACCTTGCTCTGGTTGCACATGTGTTGAGCGGAGGTGGAGAGCACGAATTCGCCGGGCGCGTCAGAGGTTATGTTGAATCTTTCCAAGCACTTGGATGATGCGCCGATGTCCGTGATGGAGACGCTCTTGTTGTAGGTCTCGCTGTTCGGGTCGTTGTCGCGAATGAAGGGGTTCGTGGTGCCGGCCTCGGAGACGATTTCGGGGGGTGCCCAGATGACAGGTTGTCGGTTGACGAAGGAGTGGCGGACTGCGACGCCGTACTCGGCGGTGTTGGCCAGTTTGTCCGAGCCGATGAAGGTGAAGCCGATGGAGGTGGAGTAGGCTACTTCCTTGTCGGGTTGGAGTCGGTACTTGAAGTAGGCGTAGCATTTTGTGTCTTCGGTGAGCGTGCCGTTAAGTTTGTACAGATCGTCTATCGTCTTGCAGTCGTCGCTGCTGACTTCGGTGGGGAGCATCGAGAACTGGTCGTTGACGCTGGAATTGGAGCCGCTGGAGACGAGGGGCTCGGTGGAGCCGCAGTCGCGGTCGAGGCAGCGGTGAAGGGACCAGTTTTGGTTCTGGTTGAGGGAGATGACAAGTACCGTGTAGAGCTCGCTTGGCAGGGTGTCCACGTCGGTCAACATCCACTCGAAGTCGTGGGCGTCGGTCTGCTTGAGAGATATGAGCTTACCGTCGCCGAACGAGGAGCTGAGTTGTTCAAAAGCGGGGGCGTTGTTGACGTGCTCGACGTTGACAGTCAGGGTGAGTTCGGACGAGGTTTTGCCGCTGTCGACGTCCTTCAGCGTGTAGCGGATGGTGGTGAAGGCGGAGCCCCACTCGTAGGGAGGGGAGAGGTAGATGAGGCTCGAGTCGAGGCCCGAGAGCGAGAGTTCGTGGGGCACGCTGGTGATGGCGacagtgttgctgctgctgcaggcgGCGTCGGTGCATTCGTAGAGGGTGCCGCGAGGGAGAGAGGTGATGGTGGCGGCAGCGGTGCTGCTGGACACCTCGACAGTTACGTATCGCTGCGTGTCAGTCAGACTGAAGGTCAGATTGCGGAACTGTAAGGCGGTGATTTCGTTCAGCGTCGTGGAGGGTGGGTCGCCTCTGGGGTTCACGTAGATGGTCACGCTCGCCTCTTTGGACCTCAGGTCGGTCGTGTCAACCAGGGTGTACGAGAAGCTGTCGCGAGCGCGCAGTACATCTTCGCCCAGGGTGTGCGAGACGTAGTACATGACGGTCGAGTCGAGCTCGATGACAGAGTTGGCGGTGAGGGGGCTGATGGGCTGGGTCAGCTTTTCGTCAGAGTAGAGAGTTCCGTTCAGCGCGAAGCTGTCGATGTAGATGATGGGCCGCAGTTTGCCCTTGTCGTACTCGTCCTGGTCTATGGCCGGGAGTTCCAACTTCAGGGTGGCGGACCTCTCGACGGTTTGGGTCAGGTCGCTGGACTCGGGCTGGTGGGGGGTGTGCACGACGTAGACGTCGATGGTGTAGTTGTTGCTGCAAACGGGTCCTTGACTGCCGCCGTCGGCGGAGTAGTTGTCGCACGCTCTAAACTGGAAGCTCTTGTACACCTTGGGCGTCTCGCTGGGCAGATAGGAGTATGCGTCCGAGAGCATTTTGAAGTAGACGTTCACGGACGCGCCGTTGACCGTCGATGGGGTCAGGATGACGGAGCCTTCGCCCTTCGTGCCGGAGTCGGGCTCGGTGGGGGCCGCGCCGATGTAGATGTCCTTCTCGTCGGAGGGCACGAAGACCTGCAGGTAAGCGAGGTCCACGCCGTTCGATAGCTGGATGGGGAACGCCTCGGTCAACTCCGACCCCTGAGACATGTACACCTTCCTGCTGGCCGACTCGGGAGGGATCACCAGGTCGTCGATATTGAGCGTCACGGTCGCAGGCTCAGAAGTGTTGTAGCCGTTGAAGACGGTGTAGGTGAAGGTCAGGGTGCCCGTCGGGTAATTGAGGTCTATAGGCGATGGTTCGAAGTAGATTGACAGCTTGGAGCCGTAGTAGATCTCGGTGTCGAGGCCCTGCATCACCTGCTCGGTGTTGTCCACGAGGGACGCCGTGTCGCTGGCGTAGTTGCCGTCAGCGGACTCTGCACTCGTCGAGGACAGAGGCTTCTTGTTGTCAACTCGATAGAGCGCTCCGCAAGGCAGGCTTTGCCCGTCCTTATTCTTGCACGTGGGTGGACCGCTGACGAAGAAGGTGAAGCTCTCGGTCCCGGGAGCCGGAGTGATGAGATCGGTGCCCGCGAGGTCAAATTCGGGCGAGCGCTGAGCTTTGTCGAAGTTCGGTACAACGACGTTGTACGCGGTCGGCGTTTTGTCTTTGTCGCCCACGCTGCCCTGATCGCTCAGGGTCAGCGTCAGCGTGGCGACGGTGGAGTTGGGGAGGGTGCCGGTGGGCTGCCCGTCCTTTCCTACCCTCACCGCGCGGAAGGTGCCGGTTATGACGAGGTCGTCCGACTGGTCTGCCGCCAGTTTGGTCGACCACACGAGGCCGCTAACGACCGTGAAGGCATTCGACCCTACCGTGACGGACATGATCGACGTGTCGAACGACGGTTTTGAGGAGTCGCTCGTGTAGCTGATGAGCACATTGGTGCCGTCCAAGATCTCGTTGCCCAAAGTCATGCTGTCCATGTACACGTCCAGCCTCGAGTCGGGCACGTCCTCCAAAATCATGATGAACGACGCTCGCGAGGACGTGGGGTCGATCTTGATGTGGTCGTTCTGGAAGCGCAGGATCGGACGCGTCTCTCCGGACCACGTGTACTGGGCGTACAAAAAGGCGTTGTTGGACTCGTTCCGCAGGCCGTCGGTCTCCTGGAAATTGTACAGAGCGACCTCGTACGTCACGCCCGGCGACGGCTGGAAGGTCCTGTACGGGATGAAGTACATAATGTCTTCGTAGTACACGAACGGGTCGTTTGGCCCGTACTCCGACCTGAGTTTCAGCGTGTTGTTCTTGCTGTCTCGGAACACACCCTTCGAGGAGTCCAGCATGTAGAACCAGACGTAGACAGGGGGGTGGATGTCGGGGTCGATGATGCTCCCCGTGATGTTGAACGCCAGCGGATTCAGTTCGCTGTTGGACTCGGACACATGGATAGTGCTATGATTTGCTATGGGCGCGGTGTTCGGCAGCGCGCCGTTGAGTTTCACCTCGTACTCGCGGCTGGTCACGCACCCGTCATCCACGACGTACTTGAACGAGTAGTTACCGCTGCTGGTGGTGTTGTAGATCAGCTTGTTCGTGACGTTGTACTTGGGCAGCCCTTTCTCGTCGAACTCGTTGATGTAGGTGCCCGCCTTCGTGATCTGCCTCACCACGCCGTCCTGCACGTAGGACAGGTTGCCCACCGCGGGTATGCTGGTGACTTTGATGTTCAGCAGGTTCGCGCTGTCTGGATCGCTCACCGACAGCTCAACTGTGGTGGAGGTGCTATTGTACTTTATAGACGTGTCCCTGCCAATTGGCGGTCGGTTGTACGCGATATTCAGGCTCACGACGCCCCAGCCGCTCAGGCCGATCTTGGTCCTGACCACGCCGTCGCCCGAGCTCGTCAGGTCGTTGACGATCTGGCTGTTGGCTCGCCACCTGACGGTGTACTTCGGCGCCAGGTCGATTTGCGAGTTGCTCCCGTTCATCGCCGTGCTCGAGTCGAACTCGAACAGGGAGTCGTGCTCCGGGTAGACCGAGTACATCTGCGGCACCGTCAGATACCCGCGCGTGACGTAGTTCTGACTCTCGAACACGCTGCCGGCGAGGGCCGTGTACCAGTTCGACCCGTTCCAGGCGTCCGTGTCGTACCACACGTGCGGGACCTTGCTCTTCAGTCTATCCAGCGAGCCTGACAGCGAGCTGGGGCTGACGAAGCCGATGGACCTCCCGGACGCTCTGGCCGCCAGCGCGAACTCTTCCTCCGTGCTCTCGGCCCACGCCTTGCCCGCGAATACGACGACCGCCTTGTACGAGGCGATGGAGTCGCGCTCTGCCAGAATCTTGGAGAGCGGCACCAACAGGCTCGACTCGCTCCCCGTATCGACGTTGATGGTCGGAAGCGCCAGAGTGGCATCCCTGAACTTAGATCGCAGGTCTGAGAACGTGTCGGCCCTCCCAATGAATCGGTAGCTGGGCGTCAAACCCGGGACGTAGAAATACAGGCTAACCCTCACGTCGCTGAACCCTCCGACGCCCCGGTCGAGATTCGACGCCAAAAAGCTGGCCGCGGACTCGGTGAACAAGGCCCTGGCCCTCTGGCTGGGAATGCCGGTGAGGTCGTAGTACATGTACAGAGACAGCACGCGACTCTGGAACCCCGGCCTCAGCAGACGCAGGTTGGCCACCTCGACATCCTTGTCCTCCATGCCGCTAATCTCCAGGATCGTCAAGTCCGGGCTCGGCAGCGAAGGGACGTCGCTGTACGTTCCGTTGTAAATGTTCACTCTCCCAGACACGCACAAAGAATGCGTCGTGCTCGACGCCAATATGGTGGCCGGCCTCCTTATCACCCTGACCGCATTGCATCCGACCCACACGCACTCGACAGGTGCGGCCTCCTTCCCGTCCTTCCCGTCAACGGATTTGGCGGCGCTCTGGTCGTTCTTGGGGTCGCCCTTGAACAGATCGATCCTGTCTACGTACTCGCTAACCATGCCGTCCCTGACGTTGTGGGCCACCAACACCTGCTCCGAACTGTTCTGTTTCGACCTAAACACGAGGCTCTTGCCCTTGTAGTTTCGCCAGGTGGAGACGATGCCCTGATAGTACGCATCTCTACCACTCTCGTCGTACTCCGCCCACGTCCACGGGCTCGGGACTCGCATGTAGTTGACGCAGTCCGACTGCAGCGGCGAATCCAGCAACGCGTAGGTGTACTTCTCCTGTTGCAGCCAGGTGCTCTCCGGCACGtgatccaccttgctgcacacgtTCAGCTTCCCAGAACCGTAGCTGGGAGGGACCTGCATGCTCACGTTCCCCATCGCCATGTTGACCTCCATGAGCACGATGATGTCGTTGTAGTCGTAATCTCGCACATTGTTAACCCCGTTGTCGTCGAACCCTATCATGAACGCGCCAATCTCCTGCAAGTGCACCCACACGTAGATCGGCTTGTATCCCGGCTTGTTCAGCGAGTTGATGCTGTAATAGCTTCTCTCGGTGAAGTTGGCCCATTGTTTGCCAACAAGGTCGTACCCGTTGTCCACCAAGTAGAACCCTATCGTCTCGCCCCTGTTGAAGGGACCGTACTCGACCGAGTACCCCTTGGGATAGCACTTGTCCGTACCCTCGGACAGAGAGAAGAAGATGATCGGACCAGGATGACGTCTGCCCTTCGGGTCGTCAAAAATAATAGACTTCGACGTCTTGTTGTACTTGAAGTACCCGAGGCTGTTTCGATTGTGGCAACTCGCGTTGAGATAGGTGACTTTGAAGTACTGCCTCGcgcgcacgaaaaaaaaaaaaagtcagtctcGGCCGCGCGGCTCCGCGATGTCGCTTCAAACGCAGGCCATACGTACAGTGTTGTCGACAAGCACGTCAAAGCTCAGGTCTTCATCGTGGTTGGAATTTGTGATGGTCGGGGTCTTCCCCTCCGTGAAAATCTTGCCGACGTCGTTCAACAGAGCCGCGGCACCAGCGACATTGTCGCTGCCAGGAATGTCCTGGAACTGCAGAGAGCACACCCTGTTCAAGGGCGACTGACCAGGTTTCGGAAAAGGCGACCTGGGGTCCATGTTGCCTGCGCACGAAAAAGTCCACTCGCGTCAGccctcttctctcccccccccctctatgcCTCATCCCCCTCGCAGACACGTACTGTCGCAGCCAGCCCCACTCGACCTGAAGTAGGTGCTCGAGCTGTTAACACATTTGAGGGCGTTACCGGAGTAAAGAGCCAGTGCATTCTTAGGCACGGTGAACTGCCCCCGCCCAGTCGAGGACGCGCTCGCCATGCCGTGGTGCCCCACGGAGCTGACGAGCACTAACGCCGCCAACAATACTAGGCATAATACGGAATCAACGGATCTCATGATTCATGTAATGCTCTTACCGTTAGACAACTATCGTCAAATATGAGTAAATTGACGATATTTTGAGTTATATAAAGCAAGAAACGTCGCCGATTTTTCTTAACTAGACGGAATTTTTATATTGGGAGAAATTTTCTAAAGCGGGAAAGCGCCCGCGGATGCTGTATACGGGTCCAGCGACGCTCCGGCGAGCTCGAGCGCTCAGAGGAGGCGGCGGAAGAAAGCCACGTGATACGGGCGGCCGTCGCTCCCCCGTCGAAAGAGTGAGAAGGCGCGCGGGTTTCCGGCCGAGGCGGAACCCACACGCCAGCGCCGCGGAGCGAAAGGCAAGACAGGGAAGCGTGGCACATCCGTAATGTCTATAACGCGGGACAAAAAAGCAGGCTGTCTGAAACCATTTTATCCGGCGCTGTCAAGGGACGACTGTCGAATTCACCGAGGACCCACGCACCCGCACGTCGTACGATGCGCTCAGGACAGCCGTGCCTTCCATCTCCCCGTTCTCGAGGGAGGTCCGCCGCCTGGAGCGCGAGTAAGGGGGCATGACACATGCAAGGTCTCTTTTGTGTAtaataagctaaaaaaaaaaaaagaagtacagCTCTCGGGAACGAGGCGAGCAGACGCATCCCCCCCTGGACCAGGAGAAAAATACCGGACGCGAACGGGACGGACTCCGTGGGTTGCCGGAAGAGCGCATCTTCGCGGACAGGAGGTGCTTCGCGCGCGGAACCGAAGGGTGCACCTTTCACACTTCATGTCGCCACCCTTCTGCGAGGAGTCTTCGGGCTCTCGGGGACCGCGAGAGAGACGCGCACACGTTGGAGAGGGAGGGATCTCCGAGGCTACGAGAGCCCTTCGCCTGACAAGGCAACTTTTTTTCAGGCCAGTGAAGCGAGGCCACTCGGGCCATTCACGTCATACTCTACGCGCGCCAAGAGATGAACCTG from Schistocerca gregaria isolate iqSchGreg1 unplaced genomic scaffold, iqSchGreg1.2 ptg000728l, whole genome shotgun sequence harbors:
- the LOC126320555 gene encoding integrin beta-like protein B, with protein sequence MRSVDSVLCLVLLAALVLVSSVGHHGMASASSTGRGQFTVPKNALALYSGNALKCVNSSSTYFRSSGAGCDSNMDPRSPFPKPGQSPLNRVCSLQFQDIPGSDNVAGAAALLNDVGKIFTEGKTPTITNSNHDEDLSFDVLVDNTYFKVTYLNASCHNRNSLGYFKYNKTSKSIIFDDPKGRRHPGPIIFFSLSEGTDKCYPKGYSVEYGPFNRGETIGFYLVDNGYDLVGKQWANFTERSYYSINSLNKPGYKPIYVWVHLQEIGAFMIGFDDNGVNNVRDYDYNDIIVLMEVNMAMGNVSMQVPPSYGSGKLNVCSKVDHVPESTWLQQEKYTYALLDSPLQSDCVNYMRVPSPWTWAEYDESGRDAYYQGIVSTWRNYKGKSLVFRSKQNSSEQVLVAHNVRDGMVSEYVDRIDLFKGDPKNDQSAAKSVDGKDGKEAAPVECVWVGCNAVRVIRRPATILASSTTHSLCVSGRVNIYNGTYSDVPSLPSPDLTILEISGMEDKDVEVANLRLLRPGFQSRVLSLYMYYDLTGIPSQRARALFTESAASFLASNLDRGVGGFSDVRVSLYFYVPGLTPSYRFIGRADTFSDLRSKFRDATLALPTINVDTGSESSLLVPLSKILAERDSIASYKAVVVFAGKAWAESTEEEFALAARASGRSIGFVSPSSLSGSLDRLKSKVPHVWYDTDAWNGSNWYTALAGSVFESQNYVTRGYLTVPQMYSVYPEHDSLFEFDSSTAMNGSNSQIDLAPKYTVRWRANSQIVNDLTSSGDGVVRTKIGLSGWGVVSLNIAYNRPPIGRDTSIKYNSTSTTVELSVSDPDSANLLNIKVTSIPAVGNLSYVQDGVVRQITKAGTYINEFDEKGLPKYNVTNKLIYNTTSSGNYSFKYVVDDGCVTSREYEVKLNGALPNTAPIANHSTIHVSESNSELNPLAFNITGSIIDPDIHPPVYVWFYMLDSSKGVFRDSKNNTLKLRSEYGPNDPFVYYEDIMYFIPYRTFQPSPGVTYEVALYNFQETDGLRNESNNAFLYAQYTWSGETRPILRFQNDHIKIDPTSSRASFIMILEDVPDSRLDVYMDSMTLGNEILDGTNVLISYTSDSSKPSFDTSIMSVTVGSNAFTVVSGLVWSTKLAADQSDDLVITGTFRAVRVGKDGQPTGTLPNSTVATLTLTLSDQGSVGDKDKTPTAYNVVVPNFDKAQRSPEFDLAGTDLITPAPGTESFTFFVSGPPTCKNKDGQSLPCGALYRVDNKKPLSSTSAESADGNYASDTASLVDNTEQVMQGLDTEIYYGSKLSIYFEPSPIDLNYPTGTLTFTYTVFNGYNTSEPATVTLNIDDLVIPPESASRKVYMSQGSELTEAFPIQLSNGVDLAYLQVFVPSDEKDIYIGAAPTEPDSGTKGEGSVILTPSTVNGASVNVYFKMLSDAYSYLPSETPKVYKSFQFRACDNYSADGGSQGPVCSNNYTIDVYVVHTPHQPESSDLTQTVERSATLKLELPAIDQDEYDKGKLRPIIYIDSFALNGTLYSDEKLTQPISPLTANSVIELDSTVMYYVSHTLGEDVLRARDSFSYTLVDTTDLRSKEASVTIYVNPRGDPPSTTLNEITALQFRNLTFSLTDTQRYVTVEVSSSTAAATITSLPRGTLYECTDAACSSSNTVAITSVPHELSLSGLDSSLIYLSPPYEWGSAFTTIRYTLKDVDSGKTSSELTLTVNVEHVNNAPAFEQLSSSFGDGKLISLKQTDAHDFEWMLTDVDTLPSELYTVLVISLNQNQNWSLHRCLDRDCGSTEPLVSSGSNSSVNDQFSMLPTEVSSDDCKTIDDLYKLNGTLTEDTKCYAYFKYRLQPDKEVAYSTSIGFTFIGSDKLANTAEYGVAVRHSFVNRQPVIWAPPEIVSEAGTTNPFIRDNDPNSETYNKSVSITDIGASSKCLERFNITSDAPGEFVLSTSAQHMCNQSKVAADDSNPESPQLPFVTCLGSVDDLNSWLPELRFSTNQTTATLTFTIDDKGCSSGVDDDRSYSNTATTHLNLTATSGGSTGKVVGIVAGSAAAAGIVVLSALAYFLRHGMSSPPDVYFDIGSESVSTAPQNPLFQPSTQEYSSSIYRNA